From Microbacterium sp. YJN-G, a single genomic window includes:
- a CDS encoding MarR family winged helix-turn-helix transcriptional regulator: MTDRQLALQAWESLFRAQHELLGEMSSDFDGAEITQAEYDVLLTVTRAPGMSARLRDVTANSLISQPSVSRLVDRMVARRLITKTTDPDDGRGAIVTATDAGARAFRSVATSHGRSIAERMSTLDDVELQQLLALTEKLRERDRT, translated from the coding sequence ATGACCGACCGCCAGTTGGCCCTTCAGGCCTGGGAGAGCCTGTTCCGCGCGCAGCATGAACTGCTCGGCGAGATGAGCAGTGACTTCGACGGCGCCGAGATCACCCAGGCCGAGTACGACGTGCTGCTCACGGTGACACGCGCACCCGGGATGAGCGCGCGCCTGCGCGACGTCACCGCCAACTCCCTCATCAGCCAGCCCAGCGTCTCGCGCCTGGTCGACCGGATGGTCGCCAGGCGGCTGATCACGAAGACCACCGACCCCGACGACGGGCGCGGCGCGATCGTCACCGCGACGGATGCCGGGGCACGGGCGTTCCGTTCTGTCGCCACGTCGCACGGCCGCTCGATCGCCGAGCGGATGTCGACACTCGACGACGTCGAACTTCAGCAGCTGCTGGCGCTCACAGAGAAGCTGCGCGAGCGCGATCGTACATAG
- a CDS encoding MBL fold metallo-hydrolase RNA specificity domain-containing protein has translation MSVTLSFLGAADTVTGSRYLIDSGRTRILVDCGLFQGYKVLRERNRMPFPVPPASIDAVVVTHAHLDHTGYLPALVRDGFRGTIHSTEGTARLSGLILPDSGRLLEEQAAYAARSRSSRHADPRPLYTERDARNALDRFQTHPFDESFGTGLGAGDITASLIPAGHILGAAQVRIEVGGVSIHFTGDLGRPDDPLMLPPRPLGQTDVLVSESTYGDRTHSGEDPSDALAEIVTRVCRRGGVVLLPAFAIGRAESLLLHLSRLRTSKRIPDVPVFLNSPMAVNGADIYARFPEEHRVSAEEFRRMYGLATLVRSVEDSKALNLRGGPAIIISASGMVEGGRILHHIAAYGPDPRNAIVLTGFQAGGTRGDALRRGVRTLRIYGRDIPVLAEVRSLDTMSAHADADQIIDWMRTAPIPPRQVFLTHGEPAAADTLRARIRHELGWNARVPRVEEEFVVVGGGDGDARERGHERRGREVWAQEAPA, from the coding sequence ATGAGTGTGACGCTGAGCTTCCTCGGGGCGGCCGACACCGTCACCGGATCCCGCTATCTGATCGACAGCGGGCGGACCAGGATCCTCGTCGACTGCGGGCTGTTCCAGGGGTACAAGGTGCTGCGCGAGCGCAACCGGATGCCGTTCCCGGTGCCGCCGGCGAGCATCGACGCGGTCGTGGTGACCCATGCGCACCTGGACCACACCGGCTACCTGCCCGCACTGGTGCGCGACGGCTTCCGCGGCACGATCCACAGCACCGAGGGCACCGCCAGGCTCAGCGGCCTGATCCTGCCCGACAGCGGCCGGCTGCTCGAGGAGCAGGCGGCCTATGCCGCGCGGAGCCGCAGCTCGCGGCATGCGGATCCCCGTCCGCTGTACACCGAACGCGACGCCAGGAACGCTCTCGACCGATTCCAGACGCACCCCTTCGACGAGAGCTTCGGCACCGGCCTGGGCGCCGGCGACATCACGGCATCCCTCATCCCCGCCGGGCACATCCTGGGCGCCGCGCAGGTGCGGATCGAGGTCGGCGGGGTGAGCATCCACTTCACCGGCGATCTCGGCCGGCCCGATGACCCGCTGATGCTGCCGCCGCGTCCGCTCGGGCAGACGGACGTCCTCGTCTCGGAGTCGACGTACGGCGACCGGACGCACTCGGGTGAGGACCCCTCGGATGCCCTCGCGGAGATCGTCACGAGGGTGTGCCGCCGGGGCGGCGTGGTGCTGCTGCCGGCGTTCGCCATCGGCCGGGCCGAGTCGCTGCTGCTGCATCTGAGCCGGCTGCGGACGTCGAAGCGGATCCCCGACGTGCCGGTCTTTCTGAACAGCCCGATGGCGGTCAACGGCGCCGACATCTACGCCCGCTTCCCCGAGGAGCACCGGGTCTCGGCAGAGGAGTTCCGCCGGATGTACGGACTCGCGACCCTCGTGCGCAGCGTCGAGGACTCGAAGGCGCTGAATCTGCGCGGCGGCCCCGCCATCATCATCTCCGCCAGCGGGATGGTCGAGGGCGGCCGCATCCTGCACCACATCGCCGCCTACGGGCCCGATCCGCGCAACGCGATCGTGCTGACCGGGTTCCAGGCCGGCGGCACCCGCGGGGACGCGCTGCGGCGAGGGGTACGCACGCTGCGCATCTACGGCCGGGACATCCCGGTGCTGGCGGAGGTGCGCTCGCTGGACACGATGTCGGCACACGCGGATGCCGATCAGATCATCGACTGGATGCGCACCGCACCGATCCCGCCGCGGCAGGTGTTCCTGACCCACGGCGAGCCGGCGGCAGCCGACACCCTGCGGGCACGGATCCGGCATGAGCTGGGATGGAACGCGCGCGTGCCGCGGGTAGAGGAGGAGTTCGTCGTCGTCGGGGGCGGGGACGGGGATGCCCGGGAGCGGGGGCACGAGCGGCGGGGGCGCGAGGTGTGGGCGCAGGAGGCGCCTGCGTGA
- a CDS encoding GAF domain-containing protein translates to MEDDLLRFPDVPRLELERTIAELMARAQRVLTAQGRLRSLLTATRAVNEDLDLDQVLVRIVDAAIELVGARYGALGVFDEEGRLERFLHAGISTEDAERIGPLPQGRGLLGAVIETGETIRIPDIADDPRSVGFPAHHPEMKAFLGVPIRLRDRTTGNLYLTDPENSAFSAEDQEIIEALATTAGVAIENARLYAEARRREQLRAALADVTATLLSAEGDALRVVAEGVAAVIPAELVAIITPDEDEQLRIDIALGDGAEVIEGSHYPAAGALAARAIDEGRPVTGRLPDPDEVVLRPFGHTVAVPLVTAGDAVGALCVSRRSESYTATELRTVSEFASQAGIAISLARAREQRQQMGIIEDRGRIARDLHDHVIQRLFATALGLQGFASEHPEHAATLEHHVEALDGAIADIRTAIFALRSHDASDRGLRHRVLGVVSEFTPLPRVSFSGPVDLAVAGDLADDVVAVVRESLANISRHAHATASAVSLGVTDEDVSVVVEDDGVGLPERMTRSGTANLATRAARRGGDYSLEPQPDGGTRVRWCAPLDPVAAG, encoded by the coding sequence ATGGAAGATGACCTGCTGCGGTTTCCGGATGTGCCCCGACTCGAGCTCGAGCGGACCATCGCGGAGCTGATGGCGCGCGCGCAGCGCGTGCTCACCGCTCAAGGGCGGCTGCGCAGCCTGCTCACCGCCACGCGCGCCGTGAACGAGGACCTCGACCTCGACCAGGTGCTGGTGCGGATCGTCGATGCCGCCATCGAACTCGTCGGCGCACGTTACGGCGCCCTGGGCGTGTTCGACGAGGAGGGCCGCCTGGAGCGCTTCCTGCACGCCGGCATCAGCACGGAGGATGCGGAGCGGATCGGTCCGCTGCCGCAGGGCCGCGGCCTGCTGGGAGCGGTGATCGAGACGGGAGAGACCATCCGGATCCCCGACATCGCGGACGATCCGCGTTCGGTCGGCTTCCCCGCGCACCATCCCGAGATGAAGGCGTTCCTCGGGGTGCCGATCCGCCTGCGCGATCGGACCACCGGCAACCTCTACCTGACCGATCCCGAGAACTCGGCTTTCTCGGCCGAGGATCAGGAGATCATCGAGGCACTCGCCACTACGGCTGGTGTCGCGATCGAGAACGCCCGTCTGTACGCCGAGGCGCGGCGCCGCGAGCAGCTGCGCGCGGCTCTCGCCGACGTCACCGCGACGCTGCTCTCCGCTGAAGGCGATGCGCTGCGCGTGGTCGCGGAGGGCGTCGCCGCGGTCATCCCCGCCGAGCTCGTCGCGATCATCACCCCGGACGAGGACGAACAGCTGCGCATCGACATCGCCCTGGGCGACGGCGCGGAGGTCATCGAGGGCAGTCACTATCCCGCCGCCGGCGCCCTCGCCGCCCGCGCGATCGACGAGGGCAGGCCGGTCACCGGCCGGTTGCCGGATCCGGACGAGGTGGTGCTGCGGCCGTTCGGGCACACGGTGGCGGTGCCGCTGGTGACCGCGGGGGATGCCGTCGGCGCGCTGTGCGTTTCGCGGCGCAGCGAGAGCTATACGGCCACCGAGCTCAGGACCGTCTCGGAGTTCGCGTCGCAGGCGGGCATCGCGATCTCGCTCGCCCGTGCGCGCGAGCAGCGGCAGCAGATGGGCATCATCGAGGACCGCGGCCGCATCGCCCGCGACCTTCACGACCATGTCATCCAGCGGCTGTTCGCGACGGCGCTGGGGCTGCAGGGATTCGCATCCGAGCACCCCGAGCACGCGGCGACCCTGGAGCATCACGTCGAAGCGCTCGACGGGGCGATCGCCGACATCCGCACCGCCATCTTCGCCCTGCGCAGCCATGACGCCTCGGATCGCGGACTGCGGCACCGCGTGCTCGGCGTCGTCTCGGAGTTCACTCCGCTGCCGCGGGTGTCGTTCTCGGGCCCGGTCGACCTCGCGGTCGCCGGAGACCTGGCCGACGACGTCGTCGCCGTCGTGCGGGAGTCGCTCGCGAACATCAGCAGGCACGCCCATGCCACGGCATCCGCTGTGTCCCTCGGGGTGACCGATGAGGACGTCAGCGTCGTCGTCGAGGACGACGGCGTGGGGCTGCCGGAGCGGATGACCCGCAGCGGAACCGCGAACCTCGCCACGCGCGCCGCCCGGCGCGGCGGGGACTACTCACTCGAGCCGCAGCCCGACGGCGGAACCCGGGTGCGTTGGTGCGCACCGCTCGATCCCGTCGCCGCCGGGTGA
- a CDS encoding response regulator has product MSTVFLVDDHEIVRQGLAAAIDSQEGLRVIGEASNVADAVHRIAATEPDVAVLDLRLPDGNGIDLCRQIRQSQPEVNCLILTAYDDDDAMFAAVVAGASGYLLKSVRAAELIDAIRRVASGGRLLHAQAERAAVQRMRDATQEDPRFGSLGLRERQILALIADGLTNRQIGERLGLAEKTVKNYVSGLLSKLGLDHRTQAAVFEVERARGGSG; this is encoded by the coding sequence ATGAGCACCGTGTTCCTCGTCGACGACCACGAGATCGTCCGGCAGGGCCTGGCGGCCGCCATCGACTCGCAGGAGGGCCTGCGCGTGATCGGCGAGGCGTCGAACGTCGCGGATGCCGTGCACCGGATCGCCGCGACCGAACCCGACGTGGCGGTGCTCGACCTGCGGCTTCCGGACGGCAACGGCATCGATCTGTGCCGGCAGATCCGCCAGTCGCAGCCCGAGGTGAACTGCCTCATCCTCACCGCCTACGACGACGATGACGCGATGTTCGCCGCCGTTGTCGCCGGCGCCTCCGGGTATCTGCTCAAGAGCGTCCGCGCCGCGGAGCTGATCGACGCGATCCGCAGGGTCGCATCGGGCGGACGGCTGCTGCACGCCCAGGCCGAGCGGGCCGCCGTGCAGCGCATGCGCGATGCCACCCAGGAGGACCCTCGATTCGGTTCGCTGGGGCTGCGCGAGCGGCAGATCCTCGCCCTGATCGCCGACGGGCTGACGAACAGGCAGATCGGCGAGCGCCTGGGCCTGGCCGAGAAGACCGTGAAGAACTACGTGTCGGGTCTGCTCAGCAAACTGGGCCTGGACCACCGCACCCAGGCGGCGGTGTTCGAGGTGGAACGGGCGCGCGGCGGCAGCGGCTAA
- a CDS encoding universal stress protein, with protein sequence MASSAKAPVLVGVDGSDSSLGALRYATRLATALGAPLRVVTTWEYPPLVDVMSSAEWSPEADAAMILESSLNTVFAGEPPEDMTTAVLPGPASPALIDESGGAEMLVLGNRGRGGFASLLLGSVSSACVTHAHCPVVVVHRTSGGPPTGSGAISRCRRAPVPPRTPPPGCGGPGPVC encoded by the coding sequence ATGGCCAGCTCTGCGAAGGCTCCCGTCCTCGTCGGCGTGGACGGCTCGGACTCCTCTCTCGGCGCGTTGCGCTACGCGACCCGGCTGGCGACGGCGCTGGGTGCGCCGTTGCGCGTCGTCACCACCTGGGAGTACCCGCCGCTGGTGGATGTGATGTCTTCGGCCGAGTGGTCACCCGAGGCGGATGCCGCGATGATCCTCGAGTCCTCTCTCAACACGGTCTTCGCGGGCGAGCCTCCGGAGGACATGACGACGGCCGTGCTGCCGGGGCCGGCATCCCCTGCCCTGATCGATGAGAGCGGGGGTGCCGAGATGCTCGTGCTCGGCAATCGCGGACGCGGCGGGTTCGCCAGCCTGCTGCTCGGATCGGTCAGCTCGGCCTGCGTGACGCACGCGCACTGCCCGGTCGTCGTCGTGCATCGCACCTCTGGGGGGCCGCCGACGGGCAGCGGCGCGATTAGCCGCTGCCGCCGCGCGCCCGTTCCACCTCGAACACCGCCGCCTGGGTGCGGTGGTCCAGGCCCAGTTTGCTGA
- a CDS encoding formylglycine-generating enzyme family protein, with the protein MTDHPAGSCTCGTPSRGAFLAAPASAIPLLAGGASGSKHLIPQARIPAGSFTMGDSSGDENRGDGETPRHRVTLEAFSIDTTSVTNRAFRAFVDDTGYLTEAETFGYSAVFHLAVQADDDMIMGPAAGTPWWYGVRGADWRHPGGPDSVIEGLDDHPAVHISWNDAQAYCEWAGRRLPTEAEWEYASRGGLEDAKYPWGDEEPDVDGWRVNIWQGEFPTRNTREDGWLTTAPVETFQPNGYGLWQTVGNVWEWCSDWYSPTTYTPEAAVAPIGPQHGSARVLRGGSYLCHHSYCNRYRNSARSQNTPDSSMGNAGFRTVAR; encoded by the coding sequence ATGACCGACCACCCCGCAGGCTCCTGCACGTGCGGCACGCCCAGCCGCGGCGCCTTCCTCGCCGCCCCGGCATCCGCGATCCCGCTCCTGGCGGGCGGCGCATCCGGCTCGAAGCACCTCATCCCGCAGGCGCGGATCCCGGCCGGCTCGTTCACCATGGGAGATTCCTCGGGCGACGAGAATCGCGGCGACGGAGAGACCCCACGGCACCGGGTGACCCTCGAGGCGTTCTCGATCGACACCACGTCGGTCACCAACCGCGCCTTCCGCGCGTTCGTCGACGACACCGGCTATCTCACCGAGGCCGAGACGTTCGGCTACTCGGCGGTGTTCCACCTCGCGGTGCAGGCCGACGACGACATGATCATGGGCCCCGCGGCGGGCACGCCGTGGTGGTACGGGGTGCGCGGCGCCGACTGGCGGCATCCGGGTGGTCCGGATTCGGTCATCGAGGGACTCGACGACCATCCGGCCGTGCACATCAGCTGGAACGATGCGCAGGCGTACTGCGAATGGGCCGGGCGCCGGCTGCCCACCGAGGCCGAGTGGGAGTACGCCTCGCGCGGCGGCCTGGAAGACGCGAAGTACCCGTGGGGCGATGAGGAGCCCGACGTGGACGGCTGGCGCGTGAACATCTGGCAGGGCGAGTTCCCCACCCGCAACACCCGCGAGGACGGCTGGCTCACCACCGCGCCCGTCGAGACCTTCCAGCCCAACGGCTACGGCCTGTGGCAGACCGTGGGGAACGTGTGGGAGTGGTGCAGCGACTGGTACTCCCCCACCACCTACACGCCCGAGGCGGCGGTGGCGCCGATCGGTCCCCAGCACGGCAGTGCGCGGGTGCTGCGCGGCGGCAGCTACCTGTGCCACCACTCCTACTGCAACCGGTACCGCAACTCGGCCCGCTCGCAGAACACCCCCGACTCGTCGATGGGCAACGCCGGGTTCCGCACCGTCGCCCGCTGA
- a CDS encoding ArsR/SmtB family transcription factor: protein MSADKQRCGYTPDSSFIELAVEVFGMLADATRVRIILALQDAEELSVNHLADIVDKSPAAVSQHLAKLRLARIVATRQDGQRVFYRLENEHASELVASAIFQAEHSLGGIPRHHHQDRAGA, encoded by the coding sequence ATGAGTGCAGATAAGCAGAGATGTGGCTACACGCCCGACAGCTCGTTCATCGAACTGGCGGTGGAGGTGTTCGGGATGCTGGCCGACGCGACCCGCGTGCGCATCATCCTCGCCCTGCAGGACGCCGAGGAGCTCTCGGTGAACCACCTCGCCGACATCGTCGACAAGTCGCCGGCCGCGGTCTCGCAGCACCTCGCGAAGCTGCGCCTCGCGCGGATCGTCGCGACCAGGCAGGACGGCCAGCGGGTCTTCTACCGGCTCGAGAACGAGCACGCGTCAGAGCTCGTCGCCTCCGCCATCTTCCAGGCCGAGCACTCCCTCGGCGGCATCCCCCGTCACCACCACCAGGATCGAGCAGGCGCATGA
- a CDS encoding cation diffusion facilitator family transporter translates to MSAHDDARGSTRDHDHDHTQAHEHGHSHDRRDHEHGHDRGHGHDHPHDHGHGHDYSHEHPTGFKGFLHALFVPHSHDAADSIDDAMEADSAGIRALKISLVVLLATTVLQGVVVAFSGSVALLADTIHNFSDALTAVPLWIAFVLGSRAASRRYTYGLGRAEDLAGLFIVLVVALSAVLAAWQSIDRLINPQPLSNLGWVIAAGVIGFAGNEAVAVYRIRVGRRIGSAALVADGVHARTDGFTSLAVVFGGIGVLLGFPLADPIVGLIISAAIFVLLIGTVRSIGARLLDGVEPHLIDRVEHALEHVGGLTGIERVRLRWVGHRLQGDAIVTVDPQHPDAAEAADAAERSVRAHLPNVDDFVIAVRTTGKADPL, encoded by the coding sequence ATGAGCGCCCACGACGACGCGCGCGGCAGCACCCGCGACCACGACCACGATCACACGCAGGCGCATGAGCACGGCCACAGTCATGATCGCCGCGACCATGAACACGGCCACGACCGCGGGCATGGTCACGATCACCCCCACGACCACGGGCATGGTCACGACTACTCCCACGAGCACCCGACCGGGTTCAAGGGGTTCCTGCACGCCCTGTTCGTGCCGCACTCGCACGACGCCGCCGACTCGATCGATGACGCGATGGAGGCCGACAGCGCCGGCATCCGCGCCCTGAAGATCAGCCTGGTGGTGCTGCTGGCGACCACCGTGCTGCAGGGCGTCGTCGTCGCGTTCAGCGGTTCGGTCGCGCTGCTGGCCGACACCATCCACAACTTCTCCGACGCGCTGACGGCCGTGCCGCTGTGGATCGCCTTCGTGCTCGGAAGCCGCGCGGCCTCGCGCCGGTACACCTACGGACTCGGTCGCGCAGAAGACCTCGCGGGCCTGTTCATCGTGCTCGTCGTCGCGCTCTCGGCGGTGCTCGCGGCGTGGCAGTCGATCGACCGGCTCATCAACCCCCAGCCGCTCAGCAACCTCGGCTGGGTGATCGCGGCCGGTGTCATCGGCTTCGCCGGCAACGAGGCGGTCGCGGTCTACCGCATCCGGGTCGGACGCCGCATCGGCTCCGCCGCCCTCGTCGCCGACGGCGTGCACGCCCGCACCGACGGCTTCACCTCGCTGGCGGTCGTGTTCGGCGGGATCGGCGTGCTGCTCGGCTTCCCGCTCGCCGACCCCATCGTGGGCCTCATCATCTCGGCCGCGATCTTCGTGCTGCTCATCGGAACCGTCCGCAGCATCGGCGCCCGGCTTCTCGACGGCGTCGAGCCGCACCTCATCGACCGGGTCGAGCACGCCCTCGAGCACGTCGGCGGGCTCACCGGCATCGAGCGCGTCCGGCTGCGCTGGGTGGGCCACCGGCTGCAGGGCGACGCGATCGTGACCGTCGATCCGCAGCATCCGGATGCCGCCGAGGCGGCCGATGCCGCCGAGCGCAGCGTGCGCGCGCATCTGCCCAACGTCGACGACTTCGTGATCGCGGTGCGCACCACGGGCAAGGCTGACCCTCTCTAA
- the folE gene encoding GTP cyclohydrolase I has translation MTAVHDEDALALEPRAPQRVRIEAAPRPVDLVAAEHAGRLFLKALGIDPDAADTPDLARTPRRFAEAFAELLSPEPFDFTTFANSEGYDELVLIRDIPVRSLCEHHLLPFTGVAHVAYLPGDSVVGLSKIPRMVDHYARRPQTQERLTVQIADALAARLQPRGIGVVVEAAHSCMTLRGARATGAMTTTSALRGILRDDARSRAEFFALAADRTR, from the coding sequence ATGACAGCGGTCCACGACGAAGACGCACTCGCACTCGAACCGCGAGCCCCGCAGCGGGTGCGCATCGAGGCGGCGCCCCGGCCGGTCGACCTCGTGGCGGCCGAGCACGCCGGGCGGCTGTTCCTCAAGGCGCTCGGCATCGATCCGGATGCCGCCGACACCCCTGATCTCGCCCGCACCCCGCGCCGGTTCGCCGAGGCCTTCGCCGAACTGCTCTCGCCCGAGCCGTTCGACTTCACCACGTTCGCCAACAGCGAGGGCTACGACGAGCTGGTGTTGATCCGTGACATCCCGGTGCGCTCGCTGTGCGAGCACCACCTGCTGCCGTTCACCGGCGTCGCGCACGTGGCCTACCTACCCGGTGACAGCGTCGTCGGGCTGTCGAAGATCCCCCGCATGGTCGATCACTACGCCCGACGCCCCCAGACCCAGGAGCGGCTGACCGTGCAGATCGCCGACGCGCTGGCGGCCCGCCTGCAGCCGCGCGGTATCGGCGTCGTCGTCGAGGCGGCACACAGCTGCATGACCCTGCGCGGCGCGCGCGCGACCGGCGCCATGACGACGACCTCGGCGCTGCGCGGCATCCTGCGCGACGACGCCCGCTCGCGCGCCGAGTTCTTCGCGCTCGCCGCCGACCGCACCCGCTGA
- a CDS encoding NAD(P)/FAD-dependent oxidoreductase, which produces MTIAIVGGGLAAATAATELREKGYDGDVVIYSAEDHLPYERPPLSKDVLLGAKQVDDARVHDEDWYAENRVRLERGVKVISIDPAAHTLRTEPVGGGESTEHDYEKLLLATGAEPRHFDVADRVADPVYLRTVEDNARLLAALKPGAHILIVGAGWIGLEVAAAARHHGAEVTVYEVADLPLVTVLGPEIARLFADLHRHHGVDLRLGTSVDEAALAAADTVVVGIGAIPSTELAERAGLAVDHGILVDETLRTSDPDIYAIGDVASQQHPVLGRRIRVEHWDTAIEQGKVAAHNLVGGDEQYTHLPYFFTDQYDLGMEYFGSVGPDGYDHVDIEGDTDIAHGGAFRAYWVKDGTVRAAMHANDWDSSDAVRDSVGTSR; this is translated from the coding sequence ATGACCATCGCGATCGTCGGAGGCGGGCTGGCCGCCGCCACCGCAGCCACAGAACTGCGAGAGAAGGGGTACGACGGCGACGTCGTCATCTACTCCGCCGAGGACCACCTGCCGTACGAGCGGCCGCCGCTGTCGAAGGACGTGCTGCTCGGCGCCAAGCAGGTCGACGACGCCCGCGTGCACGACGAGGACTGGTACGCCGAGAACCGGGTGCGCCTCGAACGCGGTGTGAAGGTCATCTCGATCGACCCGGCCGCGCACACCCTGCGCACCGAGCCGGTCGGCGGCGGAGAGAGCACCGAGCACGACTACGAGAAGCTGCTGCTGGCCACGGGCGCAGAACCACGGCACTTCGACGTCGCCGACCGCGTCGCAGACCCCGTGTACCTGCGCACCGTCGAGGACAATGCCCGGCTGCTCGCAGCCCTCAAGCCCGGCGCGCACATCCTCATCGTCGGCGCCGGATGGATCGGCCTCGAGGTCGCCGCCGCGGCCCGCCATCACGGTGCCGAGGTCACCGTCTACGAGGTCGCCGACCTTCCCCTGGTCACCGTGCTCGGGCCAGAGATCGCCCGGCTGTTCGCCGACCTGCACCGCCACCACGGCGTCGACCTGCGCCTGGGCACGTCCGTCGACGAGGCCGCGCTCGCCGCCGCCGACACGGTGGTCGTCGGCATCGGCGCGATCCCCTCCACCGAGCTCGCCGAGCGGGCCGGCCTCGCCGTCGACCACGGCATCCTCGTGGATGAGACCCTGCGCACCTCCGACCCCGACATCTACGCCATCGGCGACGTCGCCTCGCAGCAGCATCCGGTGCTGGGCCGCCGCATCCGCGTCGAGCACTGGGACACCGCCATCGAGCAGGGCAAGGTCGCCGCGCACAACCTCGTCGGCGGCGACGAGCAGTACACCCACCTGCCGTACTTCTTCACCGATCAGTACGATCTCGGCATGGAGTACTTCGGCAGCGTCGGACCCGACGGGTACGACCACGTCGACATCGAGGGCGACACCGACATCGCCCACGGCGGGGCGTTCCGCGCGTACTGGGTGAAGGACGGCACGGTGCGCGCCGCCATGCACGCGAACGACTGGGACTCCTCGGATGCCGTCCGCGACAGCGTCGGGACGAGCCGGTGA
- the folP gene encoding dihydropteroate synthase: protein MLRRIGAREFDFSRQVAVMAVINRTPDSFYDKGATFALDRAVESALRAADQGADWVDIGGVPFGRGPAVSTADEIERVVPVVAAIARARPDLVISVDTNSAAVAEPAIAAGAAVINDTSGLGDPRMAEVLAASEAHVVITHSVGPPRAEKPAAHYDDVVGEVRRFLLERMARAEAAGIPRERLIVDPGHDLDKNTLHTLELTRRLGEIASIGAPLLVAVSNKDFIGESIDRAQGERLAGSLAAMTACILAGARIVRMHDIPATVDAVRMTEAILGMRRPRRLEHNTHPTNNV from the coding sequence ATGCTCCGTCGCATCGGCGCCCGCGAGTTCGACTTCTCGCGGCAGGTGGCGGTGATGGCGGTGATCAACCGCACACCCGACTCGTTCTACGACAAGGGCGCCACCTTCGCTCTCGATCGTGCGGTCGAGAGCGCGCTGCGCGCGGCCGATCAGGGGGCCGACTGGGTCGACATCGGCGGCGTGCCGTTCGGGCGCGGGCCCGCCGTGAGCACGGCCGACGAGATCGAGCGCGTGGTGCCGGTGGTGGCTGCCATCGCCCGCGCCCGCCCCGATCTCGTGATCTCGGTCGACACGAACAGCGCCGCGGTCGCCGAGCCCGCGATCGCCGCCGGCGCCGCGGTGATCAACGACACCAGCGGCCTGGGCGACCCGCGCATGGCCGAGGTGCTCGCCGCGAGCGAGGCGCACGTGGTCATCACCCACAGCGTCGGACCCCCGCGCGCCGAGAAGCCCGCCGCGCACTACGACGACGTCGTCGGCGAGGTGCGGCGGTTCCTGCTCGAGCGCATGGCGCGGGCCGAGGCCGCCGGCATCCCGCGCGAGCGGCTCATCGTCGACCCGGGCCACGATCTCGACAAGAACACCCTGCACACCCTCGAGCTCACCCGCCGCCTCGGCGAGATCGCCTCGATCGGCGCGCCGCTGCTCGTCGCGGTGTCGAACAAGGACTTCATCGGCGAGTCGATCGACCGGGCCCAGGGCGAGCGGCTCGCCGGGTCGCTCGCGGCCATGACCGCCTGCATCCTCGCCGGGGCGCGGATCGTGCGCATGCACGACATTCCCGCGACCGTCGACGCCGTGCGCATGACCGAGGCGATCCTGGGGATGCGCCGGCCGAGGCGCCTCGAGCACAACACCCACCCCACGAACAATGTGTGA